The Budorcas taxicolor isolate Tak-1 chromosome 5, Takin1.1, whole genome shotgun sequence genome includes a window with the following:
- the LOC128048181 gene encoding Krueppel-like factor 17 yields MEQGAEGLNQWRVASHQFTEDAEKSMSILNMSSSPGSSGMHTSWNHSPLGIQHIPQCTELQRIPLASAEAPRQNASEMGPQFSMALPDHHVSYCPQLTFTPSQMTFTQGMSPSQPGMMIFEEPQMMPLGEPNIPGMAMTFGNLRMPLNGPPASPPSGIPMMSHIRMRTMSYPGLPTVASNRDPLPPKALLNPTVPSTEAQALLPPVAQMLPPRAPHNFGMSPGGSPVLLAFKSQGSFVNQPVSQEDPFLPRQPIPAPQRAEQQYSRTQEKAPRQRSPVSRPYRCDYENCEKAYTKRSHLVSHQRKHTGERPYKCTWEACTWSFFRSDELGRHTRIHTKHRPHKCDQCGRQFMRSDHLRQHQRTHMRTPRSPDPPADSGCVAGLPPTPGL; encoded by the coding sequence ATGGAGCAGGGGGCCGAGGGCCTGAACCAGTGGCGTGTGGCTTCCCACCAGTTCACAGAGGATGCTGAGAAGTCAATGTCCATCTTGAACATGTCTTCATCTCCCGGAAGCAGTGGAATGCACACCTCTTGGAACCATAGTCCATTAGGCATTCAACACATCCCTCAGTGCACAGAGCTGCAGAGGATCCCCTTGGCTTCTGCTGAGGCACCCAGGCAGAATGCCAGTGAAATGGGGCCACAGTTCAGTATGGCACTGCCTGACCACCATGTGAGCTACTGCCCCCAACTGACTTTCACCCCTTCCCAGATGACTTTCACTCAAGGAATGTCTCCTTCACAGCCAGGAATGATGATTTTCGAGGAACCCCAGATGATGCCCCTAGGAGAGCCCAATATTCCAGGGATGGCCATGACCTTTGGGAATCTAAGGATGCCCCTTAATGGGCCACCAGCCTCACCTCCCAGTGGAATCCCAATGATGTCCCACATCAGAATGCGAACAATGTCTTATCCTGGCCTCCCAACAGTAGCTTCTAACAGAGACCCTTTACCACCTAAAGCATTATTAAATCCAACCGTGCCTTCCACTGAGGCCCAAGCACTGCTCCCTCCTGTGGCTCAGATGTTGCCTCCTAGAGCGCCCCACAACTTTGGGATGTCCCCAGGTGGATCTCCAGTATTGCTGGCTTTTAAATCCCAGGGCTCTTTTGTGAACCAGCCAGTCTCCCAAGAAGACCCCTTCCTACCTAGGCAGCCCATACCTGCTCCACAAAGAGCAGAGCAGCAGTACTCCAGGACCCAGGAAAAGGCACCTAGGCAGAGATCCCCAGTTTCAAGGCCTTACCGCTGCGACTATGAGAACTGTGAAAAAGCTTACACTAAGCGCTCCCACCTCGTGAGTCACCAGCGCAAACACACAGGTGAACGGCCCTATAAatgcacctgggaagcctgtacttGGTCCTTCTTCCGTTCTGACGAACTTGGAAGACATACTCGGATACACACCAAACATCGACCACATAAATGTGACCAGTGCGGCCGACAGTTCATGAGATCTGACCATCTCAGGCAACACCAAAGGACTCATATGAGGACTCCAAGGTCTCCAGACCCACCGGCAGACAGTGGATGTGTGGCTGGTCTTCCTCCTACTCCTGGTCTTTAG